The stretch of DNA CACCGGCCGACGCGAAGAAGAACGAGACGCACCAGAACACGACCTGCACCGTGGCGCTGATCGCGTCCGCTCGGAACAGGAACGCCGACGTCGCCAGCACGAGCCCGGACACCAGGTACGTCAGGAAGATCATCTGCCGCCGACCCCAGGTGTCGAAGAAGCGACCGAGGATGATCGGCCCGAGCAGGTTGCCGATGGCGAACGGGAAGAAGTACACCGACGTCTCCGAGGTCTTCAGCCCGAAGAAGTTCGTGAGCACCAGCGCGTAGGTGAAGAAGATCGCGTTGTAGAGGAACGCCTGCGTGATCATCATCGTCGCGCCGACCAGGGTGCGGGTCGGGTACTGCTTGAGCAGGACCCGCGCGATCGTGAGGAAGCCGACCTTGTCGAGCGGGGTGACGGTCATCGCCTTCGACTCGTCGACGTCGGGCAGACGGTGGCCCGTGCTCTTCTCGACGGAGTCCTCGATCTCCGACACCGTCCGTTCGGCCTCGTCCTCGCGCCCGTGGGTCATCAACCAGCGCGGGCTCTCGGGGATGTGCCGCCGCAGGAAGATGATCGCGATACCGAGCACCGGGCCGAGGAAGAACCCGATGCGCCAGCCGATGTTCTCCGCGAAGATCGACGGGTCGAGCAGGTAGATGTTCGCGAAGGCGCCGAGCGCGGCACCACCCCAGTACGTGCCGTTGATGGCGATGTCGACGTGGCCGCGGTACTTCGAGGGGATGAGCTCGTCGATCGCCGAGTTGATCGCCGCGTACTCGCCGCCGATGCCGAGCCCCGCGATGAACCGGAACGCCGCGAGGAACCAGAAGTCCTGCGCCAACCCGGCGATGCCCGAGCCGATCAGGTAGATCGCGAGGGTGAGGATGAAGAGCTTGCGGCGTCCGAGACGGTCGGACATGCGCCCGAAGACGAGAGCGCCGACGACCTGACCGACCAGGTAGATGGTCCCGAGCAGCGTCACCTGCTGTGTCGACAGGTCCAGGTCTGCCTGGAAGCCGGCGTTCGACACGATCTGGATCTCGAGTCCGTCGAGGATCCAGGAGACCCCCAGCCCGACCACGACGCTCCAGTGGAACCGCGTCCACGGCAGTCTGTCCATCCTGGCGGGGACCAGGCTCTTGATCGCCCCGTTCGTCGTACTGCTCACGAGAGCGGACCGTACTCCGGAGATTCCAGGCTGGTTCCCAGTGCGGTCGGAGCTTTGCGTCCTCACAGATTCAGGAAGTCGTGCAAGGTGAACAGGAGGCGCGGGACGGGCCGGCACCGTGCCTCCCGTCCGCCTCGCACCGGCACGACGCGCGACGTCACGACCGCACCCGGCGCACGTCCGCCTCGGTACCGTGGCGACGTGCCGCTCCAGAACTCGACCGACCGCATCCTGACCACGCACACCGGGTCGCTCCCCCGGACGCCCGAGCTGACCGCGCTCCTGGTCGCCCGCGACCAGGGGAAACCGTACGACGAACAGGCGCTCCGCGAGGAGACGGCCGCCGTCCTCGCGCGGACCGTCGACGCGCAGCTCGACGCGGGCATCGACGTCGTGAACGACGGCGAGGTCCCGCGCGTCGGCTTCTCGACGTACATCCGCGAGCGTCTGTCCGGCTTCGGCGGGTCGGGACACCGCAAGCCCACGCTCGACAGCGTGAAGTTCCCGGAGTACGCGGCGTTCCAGGCCCGGCAGATCGACGAGGGCGCCGAGTTCGCCCGCGTGTGGGACACCCCGGTGGCCCAGGGCCTGCTCGAGTACGACCAGGAGCGCGCCGGCATCCGCGAGGACCTCGACGGCTTCGCGCGCGAGCTCGACCGGAACGCCGTTGCCGGCCGCACCCCGGCGGGCACCTTCATCTCGGCCGCGACGCCGGGCATCGTCGCGACGACCCTGCTGCTCGACGAGGCGAACCCGCACTACCGCGACCACCGCGAGTACGTCTTCGCCCTGGCTGAGCAGCTCCGCGTCGAGTACGAGGAGATCGTCGCACGCGGGCACGTCCTGCAGCTCGACGCCCCGGACCTCGCCATGGAGCGCGTCATCCACTTCGGGGAAGCGTCGCTCGACGAGTTCCTCGCGGCCGTCGACCTGCACGTCGACGCCCTGAACCACGCGCTGCGGAACATCCCGAAGGAGCAGACCCGGTTGCACGTCTGCTACGGCAACTGGCAGGGACCGCACCAGGACGACGTCCCCGTCGACGTGCTGCTCCCCCACCTGTACCGGGCGGAGGTCGGCTCCTTCAGCATCCCGTTCGGCAACCCGCGGCACGCGCACGAGTTCCCGGCGTTCCGTGACCTGCCGCTGCCCGACGGCGCGGTGCTCGTGCCCGGTGTCATCGACGTCACGACGAACTACCTGGAGCACCCGCAGCTCGTCGCGAACCGGATCGTCGAGGCCGCCGAGGCCGTCGGGGACCCCACGCGGATCGTCGCGGGGACGGACTGCGGCCTGGCCACGTTCGCCAGCTACGAGTTCGTCGCGTCCGACGTCGCGTGGGCGAAGCTCCGCGCGCTCGTCGAGGGCGCCGAGATCGCGTCGCGCCGCCTGTTCGGCTGACGCTCCCGCCGCCCGTTCCGGCACGGTCGGCTGCGAGACGCCGGCGTCGGCACGAGGCGCACCCGATGCGGCGAGACGCCGCCGGACCCGGGGGCGTTCCGCGTGGTCGAGGGCGTCTCGCGGTACACGGACGCGGGCCGTCACCAGGCGGACGGGAGGCGCGCGGCGGGACCGCCACGCGCCTCCCGTCCGCATGTCGGTGCGCGGGCGTAGCGTGCGGACCGTGACCCGACCTGACATCCACACGGTCGGCGAGCTCCGCGCTGCTGGGCACGTCCAGAAGTCGGTCCGCGCCGAGATCCGCGACAACCTCCTCCAGGCCCTGCGCGAGGGCCGCGACCCCTGGCCCGGCCTGCACGGCTTCGAGACCACCGTCATCCCGCAGCTCGAACGCGCGCTCATCGCCGGGCACGACGTCGTGCTGCTCGGCGAGCGCGGGCAGGGCAAGACCCGCCTGCTCCGCACCCTGCAGGGACTGCTCGACGAGTGGACCCCGGTGATCACCGGGTCCGAGCTCGGCGAGCACCCCTTCGAACCGATCACGACGGCGAGCACCCATCGCGCCGAGGACCTCGGCGACGCCCTGCCGATCTCGTGGGTGCACCGCGACGAGCGCTACGTCGAGAAGCTCGCGACCCCGGACACCAGCGTCGCCGACCTGATCGGCGACGTCGACCCGATGAAGGTCGCGGAAGGGCGCAGCCTCGGCGACCCCGAGACCATCCACTTCGGCCTGATCCCCCGCGGTCACCGCGGCATCGTGGCGATCAACGAGCTGCCCGACCTGGCGGAGCGCATCCAGGTCGCGATGCTCAACGTGATGGAGGAACGCGACGTCCAGATCCGCGGCTACGTGCTGCGCCTGCCGCTCGACGTGCTCGTCGTCGCGAGCGCCAACCCCGAGGACTACACGAACCGCGGTCGGATCATCACGCCGCTGAAGGACCGCTTCGGCGCCGAGATCCGCACGCACTACCCGATCGAGCTCGCGGACGAGGTCGCGGTCATCCGACAAGAGGCGCAGCTCACCGCCGAGGTGCCGGACGCACTGATCGAGATCCTCGCCCGCTTCACCCGCGCCCTGCGCCAGTCGAGCGCCGTCGACCAGCGCAGCGGCGTCAGCGCACGCTTCGCGATCGCCGGGGCCGAGACGATCTCCGCCGCGGCCGTGCACCGTGCGGCGCGGCAGGGCGAGGAGCACCCGGTCGCCCGGCCGATCGACCTCGAGACCGCGGTCGACGTGCTCGGCGGCAAGATCGAGTTCGAGAACGGTGAAGAGGACCGTGCCGACGAGGTCCTCGAGCACCTCCTCCGCACCGCGACGGCCGAGACCGTGCGCTCGCGCTTCCGCGGGATCGACTTCGGTGTCCTCGTCGAGGCGCTCGACGGCGGCACGATGGTGACCACCGGTGAGCAGGTCAGCGCGCGGGCGTTCCTCGAGGGACTGCCCTCGATCGGCGAGTCCGACGTGTACGACCAGGTCTGCGAGCGGCTCGGGGCGACCGACGACGGCGAGCGGGCCGGCGCGATCGAGCTCGCGCTCGAGGGGCTCTTCCTCGCCCGCCGCATCAGCAAGGAGTCGGGGGGCGGCGAGGCCGTCTATGGCTAGTCGACAG from Curtobacterium sp. SGAir0471 encodes:
- a CDS encoding cobalamin-independent methionine synthase II family protein, which codes for MPLQNSTDRILTTHTGSLPRTPELTALLVARDQGKPYDEQALREETAAVLARTVDAQLDAGIDVVNDGEVPRVGFSTYIRERLSGFGGSGHRKPTLDSVKFPEYAAFQARQIDEGAEFARVWDTPVAQGLLEYDQERAGIREDLDGFARELDRNAVAGRTPAGTFISAATPGIVATTLLLDEANPHYRDHREYVFALAEQLRVEYEEIVARGHVLQLDAPDLAMERVIHFGEASLDEFLAAVDLHVDALNHALRNIPKEQTRLHVCYGNWQGPHQDDVPVDVLLPHLYRAEVGSFSIPFGNPRHAHEFPAFRDLPLPDGAVLVPGVIDVTTNYLEHPQLVANRIVEAAEAVGDPTRIVAGTDCGLATFASYEFVASDVAWAKLRALVEGAEIASRRLFG
- a CDS encoding AAA family ATPase yields the protein MSVRGRSVRTVTRPDIHTVGELRAAGHVQKSVRAEIRDNLLQALREGRDPWPGLHGFETTVIPQLERALIAGHDVVLLGERGQGKTRLLRTLQGLLDEWTPVITGSELGEHPFEPITTASTHRAEDLGDALPISWVHRDERYVEKLATPDTSVADLIGDVDPMKVAEGRSLGDPETIHFGLIPRGHRGIVAINELPDLAERIQVAMLNVMEERDVQIRGYVLRLPLDVLVVASANPEDYTNRGRIITPLKDRFGAEIRTHYPIELADEVAVIRQEAQLTAEVPDALIEILARFTRALRQSSAVDQRSGVSARFAIAGAETISAAAVHRAARQGEEHPVARPIDLETAVDVLGGKIEFENGEEDRADEVLEHLLRTATAETVRSRFRGIDFGVLVEALDGGTMVTTGEQVSARAFLEGLPSIGESDVYDQVCERLGATDDGERAGAIELALEGLFLARRISKESGGGEAVYG
- a CDS encoding MFS transporter, whose product is MSSTTNGAIKSLVPARMDRLPWTRFHWSVVVGLGVSWILDGLEIQIVSNAGFQADLDLSTQQVTLLGTIYLVGQVVGALVFGRMSDRLGRRKLFILTLAIYLIGSGIAGLAQDFWFLAAFRFIAGLGIGGEYAAINSAIDELIPSKYRGHVDIAINGTYWGGAALGAFANIYLLDPSIFAENIGWRIGFFLGPVLGIAIIFLRRHIPESPRWLMTHGREDEAERTVSEIEDSVEKSTGHRLPDVDESKAMTVTPLDKVGFLTIARVLLKQYPTRTLVGATMMITQAFLYNAIFFTYALVLTNFFGLKTSETSVYFFPFAIGNLLGPIILGRFFDTWGRRQMIFLTYLVSGLVLATSAFLFRADAISATVQVVFWCVSFFFASAGASSAYLTVSEIFPLELRSQAISYFFALAQIFGAVAPAIYGAFIGDGSSREPLFWGYLLGSAVMIAGGVVALVFGVDAARKGLEDITQPLSVLTDASKK